In Aliarcobacter faecis, a genomic segment contains:
- a CDS encoding S24 family peptidase: protein MFIVDEIINKLKNILNTDNNGKKIFDKDVAESLELSQANFATMKNRGKIPYSNILNFCAKRKISINWLLYNQNPNSLIDSTDRYWIKYYPSVSVSAGGGAYENEDNYESLELPDSFLAVLGGKENLKNIEAINVIGDSMEPTLNSNNIIFIDKTKSDISKDGVYAFTTNYGLFVKRVQKRVDGKLDIISDNKDYPVQILNKDELNVLGKVISSFGKIY, encoded by the coding sequence ATGTTTATTGTTGATGAAATTATTAACAAATTAAAAAATATATTAAATACAGATAATAATGGTAAAAAAATATTTGATAAAGATGTTGCAGAGTCTTTAGAACTATCTCAAGCAAATTTTGCAACTATGAAAAATAGAGGCAAAATTCCATATTCAAATATTTTAAATTTTTGTGCAAAGAGAAAAATATCTATAAATTGGCTTTTATATAATCAAAATCCCAACTCTTTAATAGATAGTACAGACAGATATTGGATAAAATATTATCCTAGTGTTAGTGTTAGTGCAGGAGGGGGTGCCTATGAAAATGAGGATAATTACGAAAGTTTAGAACTTCCAGATAGTTTTTTAGCTGTTTTAGGAGGAAAAGAGAATCTTAAAAATATAGAAGCTATAAATGTAATTGGCGATTCAATGGAACCTACATTAAATTCAAATAATATTATTTTTATAGATAAGACAAAGAGTGATATAAGTAAAGATGGAGTTTATGCTTTTACAACAAATTATGGACTCTTTGTAAAAAGAGTTCAAAAAAGAGTTGATGGGAAGTTAGATATTATTTCAGATAATAAGGATTATCCTGTACAAATTTTAAATAAAGATGAGTTAAATGTTTTAGGAAAAGTTATAAGCTCTTTTGGAAAGATATACTAA
- the pckA gene encoding phosphoenolpyruvate carboxykinase (ATP): MSNIKDSLGLENVGTVFRNSDIDFLIDFAIKNEGAKISSTGALMIDTGIFTGRSPKDKFFVNQDPSNKYIAWGDINRKVSKDVYEDLLKTSKKQLSNKDVFVTDVYCGSSLDSRRAVRFITEVAWQAHFIQNMFIIPTKEELDNFKPEFTILNACKTVDMAYVSHGLHSEVYVIFNVEENQAIIGGTWYAGEMKKGVFSMMNYWLPLEGKLPMHCSANIGKDGDTALFFGLSGTGKTTLSTDPNRALIGDDEHGWDDNGVFNFEGGCYAKVINLDPDSEPEIYGAIKKGAILENVVADENGVVDYSDKSKTENTRVSYPIDHIENHTPSMRGGHPKNIIFLCADAFGVLPPVAKLDKQQAMYYFLSGYTAKVAGTERGITEPIATFSSCFGEAFLPLNPTVYAELLGKKIDEHNVNVYLVNTGWTGGPYGVGKRMSIKNTRACINAILDGSINDSEFQNMTIFNLQIPKTLKGVDTHVLTPRYTWSDPLEYDKAKRKLAEMYIENFKKYLTLESEYDFTAAGPRLD, encoded by the coding sequence ATGTCTAATATTAAAGACTCATTAGGTTTAGAAAACGTTGGTACGGTATTTAGAAATTCGGATATTGATTTTTTAATCGATTTTGCAATTAAAAATGAAGGTGCTAAAATATCTTCAACAGGTGCTTTAATGATTGACACTGGGATATTCACAGGAAGAAGCCCTAAAGATAAATTTTTTGTTAATCAAGACCCATCAAATAAATATATTGCTTGGGGAGATATAAATAGAAAAGTCTCTAAAGATGTTTATGAAGATCTATTAAAAACTTCAAAAAAACAACTAAGTAATAAAGATGTTTTTGTAACTGATGTTTATTGTGGTTCATCATTGGATTCAAGAAGAGCTGTAAGATTTATAACTGAAGTTGCTTGGCAAGCACATTTTATTCAAAATATGTTTATTATTCCTACAAAAGAGGAATTAGATAACTTTAAGCCAGAATTTACAATATTAAATGCTTGTAAAACTGTAGATATGGCATATGTAAGTCATGGTTTACATTCTGAAGTTTATGTAATATTCAATGTTGAAGAGAATCAAGCTATTATTGGTGGTACTTGGTATGCTGGTGAAATGAAAAAAGGTGTATTCTCTATGATGAATTACTGGCTTCCACTTGAAGGAAAACTTCCAATGCACTGTTCAGCTAATATTGGGAAAGATGGAGATACTGCTCTATTCTTTGGACTTTCTGGGACAGGAAAAACTACACTTTCAACAGACCCAAATAGAGCTTTAATTGGTGATGATGAGCATGGTTGGGATGATAATGGAGTATTCAACTTTGAAGGTGGTTGTTATGCGAAAGTAATCAATCTTGATCCAGATAGTGAGCCAGAAATTTATGGTGCTATTAAAAAAGGTGCTATTTTAGAAAATGTTGTTGCTGATGAAAATGGAGTTGTTGATTATAGTGATAAATCAAAAACAGAAAATACAAGAGTCTCTTATCCAATAGACCATATAGAAAACCATACTCCTTCTATGAGAGGTGGACATCCAAAAAATATTATCTTCTTATGTGCAGATGCTTTTGGTGTATTACCTCCTGTTGCAAAATTAGATAAACAACAAGCAATGTACTATTTCTTAAGTGGATATACAGCAAAAGTTGCAGGAACAGAAAGAGGAATTACAGAACCAATAGCAACATTCTCTTCTTGTTTTGGAGAAGCTTTCCTACCTTTAAACCCAACTGTTTATGCTGAACTTTTAGGTAAAAAAATAGATGAACACAATGTAAATGTATACTTAGTTAATACTGGATGGACTGGTGGTCCTTATGGTGTTGGAAAAAGAATGAGTATTAAAAATACAAGAGCATGTATAAATGCTATTTTAGATGGTTCTATTAATGACTCAGAATTCCAAAATATGACAATATTTAATCTTCAAATTCCAAAAACTTTAAAAGGTGTAGATACACATGTATTAACTCCAAGATATACATGGTCAGATCCATTAGAATATGATAAAGCAAAAAGAAAATTAGCAGAAATGTATATTGAAAACTTTAAAAAATATTTGACTTTAGAGAGTGAATATGATTTTACAGCTGCTGGACCTAGATTAGATTAA
- a CDS encoding protein-glutamate methylesterase/protein-glutamine glutaminase, giving the protein MYTVLIIDDSASMRRVLKDMIGSIDEFEVIGVANDAYEAREKIKEFEPDLVTIDINMPKMDGVTFLRNLMRLHPMPAVVISGESVRGNDIFDDGAVGFIPKPEMGEAMDSFADRIKDTLLSLTFLLKRYTLKKPRALKQPTISYNVDYKVHPDEVIPLRASKFPGSKVVAIGSSTGGVESLLRVFKKLPNDLPPILITQHIPYGFSNSFAQRLNDNSDVEVCEAKDGMILEKGNAYLAPGNMHLTIEKYGNELRTKLLDTKKVSQHKPSVDVLFRSVNNSVGGSAMAVMMTGMGDDGTIAMKELFDNGAYTIAQNEATCVVFGMPMKAIQAGAVKDIVSLDEIADYIIAFSRGKIR; this is encoded by the coding sequence ATGTATACTGTTTTGATTATTGATGATTCTGCTTCTATGAGAAGAGTTTTGAAAGATATGATAGGTTCTATTGATGAGTTTGAGGTTATAGGTGTTGCAAATGATGCTTATGAAGCAAGAGAAAAAATTAAAGAGTTTGAACCAGACCTTGTAACAATTGATATAAATATGCCTAAAATGGATGGAGTTACTTTTTTAAGAAATTTAATGAGACTTCATCCAATGCCTGCAGTAGTAATTTCGGGTGAAAGTGTAAGAGGAAATGATATTTTTGATGATGGTGCAGTTGGATTTATACCTAAACCTGAAATGGGTGAAGCTATGGACTCTTTTGCAGATAGAATCAAAGATACTCTTTTAAGTCTTACTTTTTTATTAAAAAGATATACTCTTAAAAAACCAAGAGCATTAAAACAACCTACTATTTCTTATAATGTTGATTATAAAGTTCATCCTGATGAAGTTATTCCACTTAGAGCTTCAAAATTTCCTGGCTCAAAAGTAGTAGCTATAGGTTCATCAACAGGTGGAGTTGAGTCTTTACTTAGAGTTTTTAAGAAATTACCAAATGACCTTCCTCCAATATTAATAACTCAACATATACCTTATGGTTTTTCCAACTCTTTTGCACAAAGATTAAATGATAATTCAGATGTAGAGGTTTGTGAAGCAAAAGATGGAATGATACTTGAAAAAGGAAATGCTTATTTAGCTCCAGGAAATATGCATTTAACTATTGAAAAATATGGAAATGAATTAAGAACAAAACTTCTTGATACAAAAAAGGTAAGTCAACATAAACCAAGTGTTGATGTTCTTTTTAGATCTGTAAATAATAGTGTAGGTGGTTCTGCTATGGCTGTTATGATGACAGGTATGGGAGATGATGGGACTATAGCTATGAAAGAGTTATTTGATAATGGTGCATATACTATTGCACAAAATGAAGCTACTTGTGTAGTTTTTGGAATGCCTATGAAAGCTATACAAGCAGGTGCAGTTAAAGATATAGTTTCTTTAGATGAAATTGCTGATTATATTATTGCTTTTTCAAGAGGTAAAATTAGATAA
- a CDS encoding chemotaxis protein CheD: MIIIGHKDGSIEKVSSSRFTQQTKGYNTHTVIGGEFAVGRDEDEVAFKTLLGSCVALMFYDKDKKIKAMNHFLLPKTENTIDDMKYGLYSVEAMLNEMYKMGCKKQNMVAKISGGADIMQLNLTNTSIGQRNVEFAKEFCRSEGFKVLSEHTRGEHGRLILLADDFDTFIKVTQKSDTDSKILSDEKKLQTEITKAPVIKEYSGAVEIFGSTNKEVEPQMEIELF, from the coding sequence ATGATTATAATTGGTCACAAAGATGGAAGTATCGAGAAGGTTTCATCTTCTAGATTCACACAACAAACTAAAGGATACAATACTCATACAGTTATTGGTGGAGAGTTTGCTGTTGGAAGAGATGAAGATGAAGTTGCTTTTAAAACACTTTTAGGCTCTTGTGTAGCTTTGATGTTTTATGATAAAGATAAAAAAATAAAAGCTATGAATCATTTTTTATTACCAAAAACAGAGAATACAATAGATGATATGAAGTATGGTCTTTATTCTGTTGAGGCTATGTTGAATGAGATGTATAAAATGGGTTGTAAAAAACAAAATATGGTCGCAAAAATATCAGGTGGTGCTGATATTATGCAACTAAATTTAACTAATACATCTATTGGACAAAGAAATGTAGAGTTTGCAAAAGAGTTTTGTAGATCAGAGGGATTTAAGGTATTATCAGAACATACACGAGGAGAGCATGGAAGATTAATTCTTTTAGCTGATGATTTTGATACATTTATTAAAGTTACTCAAAAATCTGATACAGATAGTAAAATTCTTTCTGATGAGAAGAAATTACAAACAGAGATTACAAAAGCTCCTGTTATCAAAGAATACAGTGGTGCTGTGGAGATTTTTGGATCTACTAATAAAGAAGTTGAACCACAAATGGAAATCGAACTTTTTTAA
- a CDS encoding CheR family methyltransferase → MSYSVDDVHNRVKKILYSLTGITLTENKEIMISNRIDKLKRNCKFYGDIMELLDLVEQGKYETDFINTFTTNKTHFFREDFHFVDLRDRVLPKFAQSGEKISMWCSASSTGEEPYSMAITVYEAIEDCGRNISASIIATDIDTNVLQYAADGIYRYSKSSKEFPSWIKPQKYFKRRVQKTLSGDEVLIKANDELKKMISFRELNLNDSSYSFSNNQFDVIFCRNVLIYFSVEDQNKILKKLFRHLKIGGTLYLGHSENPQDLINYVKRVGQNIFIKEKEII, encoded by the coding sequence ATGTCTTATTCAGTAGATGATGTACATAATAGGGTAAAAAAAATTCTTTATTCTCTAACAGGAATTACACTTACAGAGAATAAAGAAATTATGATTTCAAATAGAATTGATAAGTTAAAACGAAATTGTAAATTTTATGGAGATATTATGGAGTTGCTCGACTTAGTTGAGCAAGGTAAATATGAAACAGATTTTATAAATACTTTTACTACAAATAAAACTCATTTTTTTAGAGAGGATTTTCATTTTGTAGATTTAAGAGATAGAGTTTTACCAAAGTTTGCTCAAAGTGGAGAAAAAATTTCTATGTGGTGTTCAGCCTCTTCAACAGGAGAAGAGCCATATTCTATGGCAATTACTGTATATGAAGCTATTGAAGATTGTGGAAGAAATATAAGTGCTTCTATAATAGCCACAGATATAGATACAAATGTTTTACAATACGCAGCAGATGGAATTTATAGGTATTCTAAATCATCTAAAGAGTTTCCTTCTTGGATAAAACCACAAAAATATTTTAAAAGAAGAGTTCAAAAAACACTATCTGGTGATGAAGTTTTAATAAAAGCAAATGATGAGTTGAAAAAAATGATCTCTTTTCGAGAGTTAAATTTAAATGATTCATCATATAGTTTTTCAAATAATCAGTTTGATGTAATATTTTGTAGAAATGTATTAATATATTTTTCAGTTGAAGATCAAAATAAAATTTTAAAGAAACTTTTTAGACATCTTAAAATTGGTGGAACACTATATCTTGGTCATTCTGAAAATCCTCAAGATTTGATTAATTATGTAAAAAGAGTTGGGCAAAATATCTTTATAAAAGAAAAAGAGATTATATGA
- a CDS encoding chemotaxis protein CheA, with amino-acid sequence MSFDISKYREMFLEEASELFESADNVLLEAENNGTLTDDEMGQLFRDVHTLKGSGASVELAFFAEFTHDVENLMDKLRSHKIEFIPEMAETLLDGLDVMKEILDLEISNNINREKFTEMTSALLEEIRAYSKGEIVIKQKATPVVEKKVETTKEINEDSKEHFGFFDDDMNSIRDEENPSFGLFMDDEINEEHKSYGFFEDDLEKISKLVEDEPEEIKEEKENFGFFDDVPSITPNSIMKSNDVEDEKVVISSTKEINEEPTKTVTRKAKVLEQDEDGKKSIANNNNNSIRVNLDKIDLLMNNVGDLVITNAMLTQFSSSIEETKTRASVLERLELLERHIRDMQDSIMSIRMVPMESIYSKFPKVVRDISRKLSKKVEFKHYGDNVEIDKAMIEGLTDPLMHIIRNSLDHGIEMPTDREAVGKPETGSISISAEQANGQMIITIEDDGKGIDCEKVALKALEKGQIDEYQYSNMTENEKAMLIFGAGVSTADQITDISGRGVGMDVVKTNIYKLGGAIKLDSKIGVGTTITIMLPLTLAILDGLDIKVGNQKYILPLSSIVESLQPTSDMIKKIGDGSRDLLMLREEFIPIVRLHQLFGLKDSFEHLEDGMLIVVKSGNTKVALSIDEFLNQHQVVVKPLDKNFRSVQGIGAATVRGDGSIGLILDVVGIINAQIKIEKDMHSIKKAS; translated from the coding sequence ATGTCATTTGATATTTCTAAATATAGAGAGATGTTTTTAGAAGAGGCTTCAGAACTATTTGAATCAGCTGATAATGTATTACTTGAAGCTGAAAATAATGGTACATTAACTGATGATGAGATGGGTCAACTATTTCGTGATGTTCATACATTAAAAGGGAGTGGGGCTTCTGTTGAATTAGCTTTTTTTGCAGAGTTCACTCATGATGTAGAGAACTTAATGGATAAGTTAAGAAGTCATAAAATAGAGTTTATTCCTGAAATGGCAGAGACTCTATTGGATGGTCTTGATGTTATGAAAGAGATTTTAGATTTAGAAATTTCAAATAATATAAATAGAGAAAAATTTACAGAGATGACATCAGCTTTACTCGAAGAGATTAGAGCATACTCAAAAGGAGAAATTGTTATAAAACAAAAAGCAACTCCTGTTGTAGAGAAAAAAGTTGAAACTACAAAAGAGATAAATGAAGATTCAAAAGAACATTTTGGATTTTTTGATGATGATATGAATAGTATAAGAGATGAAGAAAATCCATCTTTTGGTTTATTTATGGATGATGAAATAAATGAAGAACATAAATCTTATGGATTTTTTGAAGATGATTTAGAAAAAATATCAAAGCTTGTTGAAGATGAACCAGAAGAGATAAAAGAAGAGAAAGAAAATTTTGGTTTCTTTGATGATGTTCCTTCTATTACTCCAAATTCTATAATGAAATCAAATGATGTAGAAGATGAAAAAGTAGTAATATCTTCTACAAAAGAGATAAATGAAGAGCCAACAAAAACGGTAACTAGAAAAGCAAAAGTATTAGAGCAAGATGAAGATGGTAAAAAATCAATAGCAAATAATAACAATAATAGTATTAGAGTTAATCTTGATAAAATTGATTTATTAATGAATAATGTTGGAGATTTAGTTATTACAAATGCTATGCTTACTCAATTCTCTTCTTCAATTGAAGAGACAAAAACAAGAGCTTCTGTATTAGAAAGATTAGAACTTCTTGAAAGACATATACGAGATATGCAAGATAGTATTATGAGTATTAGAATGGTTCCTATGGAGTCTATTTACTCTAAATTTCCAAAAGTTGTAAGAGATATTTCAAGAAAACTTAGTAAAAAAGTTGAGTTTAAACATTATGGAGATAATGTTGAAATTGATAAAGCAATGATTGAAGGATTAACAGATCCATTAATGCATATTATTAGAAACTCTTTAGATCATGGTATTGAGATGCCAACAGATAGAGAAGCAGTTGGAAAGCCTGAGACAGGATCTATCTCTATTAGTGCAGAACAAGCAAATGGTCAAATGATTATTACTATTGAAGATGATGGTAAAGGTATTGATTGTGAAAAAGTTGCTCTAAAAGCTTTAGAAAAAGGGCAAATAGATGAATACCAATATAGTAATATGACTGAAAACGAAAAAGCTATGCTAATTTTCGGTGCTGGAGTTTCAACTGCTGACCAAATTACAGATATTTCTGGACGAGGTGTAGGAATGGATGTTGTAAAAACAAATATCTATAAATTGGGTGGAGCAATTAAACTTGATAGTAAAATAGGTGTTGGTACAACAATTACAATTATGCTTCCTTTGACTCTTGCTATATTAGATGGGTTAGATATAAAAGTTGGAAATCAAAAATATATTTTACCACTTAGCTCTATTGTAGAATCACTTCAACCAACATCAGATATGATTAAAAAAATTGGTGATGGAAGTAGAGATTTATTGATGCTAAGAGAGGAGTTTATTCCTATAGTTAGACTTCATCAACTATTTGGATTAAAAGATAGTTTTGAACATTTAGAAGATGGTATGCTAATTGTTGTTAAATCTGGAAATACAAAAGTTGCATTATCTATTGATGAGTTTTTAAATCAACACCAAGTTGTTGTTAAACCTCTTGATAAAAACTTTAGAAGTGTTCAAGGAATTGGTGCTGCTACTGTAAGAGGAGATGGAAGTATAGGTCTTATTTTAGATGTTGTTGGTATTATAAATGCTCAAATAAAAATTGAAAAAGATATGCATTCAATAAAAAAGGCTTCGTAA
- a CDS encoding response regulator: protein MAKLLIVDDSTMLRDMLNYALNEGGYTDVVEAIDGVDGLAKAKTADFDLVITDVNMPNMDGLTLITELRKLSAYSKKPILVLTTERSDEMKAKGKAAGATGWIVKPFVPDQLLKAVNIVLSR, encoded by the coding sequence ATGGCCAAACTTTTAATAGTAGATGACTCTACAATGCTAAGAGATATGTTGAACTATGCTTTAAATGAAGGTGGTTATACTGATGTAGTTGAAGCAATTGATGGAGTCGATGGTTTAGCAAAAGCAAAAACAGCTGATTTTGATTTAGTAATTACTGATGTAAATATGCCAAATATGGATGGATTAACATTAATAACTGAATTAAGAAAATTATCAGCATATTCAAAAAAACCAATTTTAGTATTAACAACTGAAAGAAGTGATGAGATGAAAGCAAAAGGAAAAGCTGCAGGAGCGACAGGATGGATTGTTAAGCCATTTGTTCCAGATCAGTTATTAAAAGCCGTAAATATAGTATTAAGCAGATAA
- a CDS encoding polyribonucleotide nucleotidyltransferase — protein sequence MSIVCELTLNNKKEIFEFDKVAKQANGAVLAKMGNAVILATVACEFDNPVSEDFTPLTVQYIEKTYASAKLPGGFIKREGKPSDFETLTSRVIDRSLRPLFPKGFVYPTTITVMVLSADKDIDLQTMALNAANAALYTSNLPIKKSVCGVRVGKVDGQLVINPTSEELNNSILDLYIAGSKDELLMIEMKTISSLNDSCHYANEMEEEVLIEAIAFGQEALKEANIAYENNFEKACKDIINIELVEFTIPKIVIDYVRDNFSNEIKLAIKKLAKSERAVELKELSKEISKNDYCITNEIELSTIYEAVGIIKRELVRDMIVNEKIRADGRGLKDVRPISIETNLLPSAHSSCLFTRGETQALVIGTIAGAKDGQMYEVLTDKSTSMENFMVHYNFPGFSVGEAKPIFGVGRRELGHGNLAKKALEATIDKNYKETFRIVSEILESNGSSSMATVCGGSIALKAARIPISNLVAGVAMGMVVEGDKYSILTDIMGLEDHDGDMDFKVAGTKDGITALQMDIKLGGIELNVLKEALIQAKEGREHILNIMEDATKEIVSSPALPKSEEFDIDSSKMMIVIGKGGATIKEIIEKYSVNIDLNRDSGVVKVSGDDSNKITEASNFIKDLVNSSNSQKAPTKIDFEKLYSVDEVVSGRVERVVDFGAFILLEKGGEGLLHISKLSKQRVEKVSDVLSVGQEIEVKVLKVQKDKIELGLN from the coding sequence ATGTCAATAGTTTGTGAATTAACACTAAATAATAAAAAAGAAATTTTTGAGTTTGATAAGGTTGCAAAACAAGCAAATGGAGCTGTTTTAGCAAAAATGGGGAATGCTGTAATTTTAGCAACAGTTGCTTGTGAGTTCGATAATCCTGTAAGTGAAGATTTTACACCTTTAACTGTTCAATATATTGAAAAAACTTATGCTAGTGCAAAATTACCAGGTGGGTTTATAAAAAGAGAAGGAAAACCTAGTGATTTTGAAACATTAACTTCAAGAGTAATTGATAGAAGTTTAAGACCACTTTTCCCAAAAGGGTTTGTATATCCAACAACAATTACAGTTATGGTTCTAAGTGCTGATAAAGATATAGATTTACAAACAATGGCTTTAAATGCAGCAAATGCAGCTTTATATACATCAAATCTTCCAATAAAAAAATCAGTTTGTGGAGTAAGAGTTGGAAAAGTAGATGGACAATTAGTAATAAATCCAACAAGTGAAGAGTTAAATAATTCTATTTTAGATTTATATATAGCAGGTTCAAAAGATGAGCTTTTAATGATTGAGATGAAAACTATTTCATCTTTAAATGATTCTTGCCATTATGCAAATGAGATGGAAGAAGAAGTTTTAATAGAAGCTATTGCTTTTGGACAAGAAGCATTAAAAGAGGCAAATATAGCATATGAAAATAATTTTGAGAAAGCTTGTAAAGATATAATAAATATTGAGTTAGTTGAGTTTACAATTCCTAAAATAGTTATTGATTATGTAAGAGATAATTTTTCAAATGAGATTAAATTAGCTATTAAAAAATTAGCAAAAAGTGAAAGAGCAGTTGAATTAAAAGAGTTGTCAAAAGAGATATCAAAAAATGATTATTGTATTACAAATGAGATAGAACTTAGTACTATTTATGAAGCTGTTGGTATTATAAAAAGAGAATTAGTACGAGATATGATTGTAAATGAGAAAATAAGAGCTGATGGAAGAGGACTTAAAGATGTAAGACCTATATCAATAGAGACAAATCTTTTACCTTCAGCTCACTCTTCTTGTTTATTTACAAGGGGAGAGACTCAAGCCCTTGTTATTGGAACAATTGCAGGTGCAAAAGATGGACAAATGTATGAAGTTTTAACGGATAAATCAACATCAATGGAAAACTTTATGGTTCATTATAATTTCCCTGGTTTTAGTGTTGGGGAAGCAAAACCAATTTTTGGTGTAGGTAGAAGAGAGTTAGGACATGGAAATTTAGCTAAAAAAGCACTTGAAGCTACAATAGATAAAAACTATAAAGAGACTTTTAGAATAGTTTCGGAAATTTTAGAATCAAATGGTTCATCATCTATGGCTACTGTTTGTGGAGGCTCTATAGCACTTAAAGCTGCACGAATTCCTATTTCTAATTTAGTTGCTGGAGTTGCTATGGGAATGGTAGTAGAAGGTGATAAATATTCTATTTTAACAGATATTATGGGACTTGAGGATCATGATGGAGATATGGATTTTAAAGTTGCAGGAACAAAAGATGGAATTACAGCTTTACAAATGGATATTAAATTGGGTGGTATTGAGTTAAATGTTTTAAAAGAAGCATTAATACAAGCAAAAGAGGGTAGAGAACATATTTTAAATATTATGGAAGACGCTACTAAAGAGATTGTTTCTAGTCCTGCTTTACCAAAGTCTGAAGAGTTTGATATTGATAGTTCTAAAATGATGATAGTAATTGGAAAAGGTGGAGCTACAATTAAAGAGATTATTGAAAAATATAGTGTAAATATAGATTTAAATAGAGATAGTGGAGTTGTAAAAGTAAGTGGTGATGACTCAAATAAAATAACTGAAGCTAGTAATTTTATAAAAGATTTAGTAAATAGTTCAAATTCACAAAAAGCACCAACTAAAATAGATTTCGAAAAACTTTATAGTGTAGATGAAGTTGTATCAGGAAGAGTTGAAAGAGTAGTTGATTTTGGAGCATTTATTCTTCTTGAAAAAGGTGGAGAAGGTCTTTTACATATATCAAAACTTTCAAAACAAAGAGTAGAAAAAGTAAGTGATGTTTTATCTGTTGGACAAGAAATAGAGGTAAAAGTTCTTAAAGTTCAAAAAGATAAAATAGAATTAGGTTTAAATTAA
- a CDS encoding phosphoribosyltransferase → MTLDRIYFKNRTDAANKLAEVLPIDSMRLEEWTVIATSNGGYEIAKIIAKELNAKFDIMFNEKIYAPNNEECEIAVVTELEEVLIHEELIKSFDIDLNYIYSKSKSIYEDILKPKISLFRAGRRLDNLAGKNILIVDEDINIGLVMMACIKTIIDQKVKSISVATPILSTASIPAIDSITDDLFYIKSLDHFVEANHYYEELNEISMEDLERIKKEG, encoded by the coding sequence ATGACTTTAGATAGAATTTATTTTAAAAATAGAACAGATGCAGCAAATAAACTAGCTGAAGTTTTACCAATTGATAGTATGAGGCTTGAAGAGTGGACGGTAATTGCAACTTCAAATGGTGGATATGAAATAGCAAAAATTATTGCTAAAGAATTAAATGCTAAGTTTGATATTATGTTTAATGAAAAAATATATGCTCCAAATAATGAAGAGTGTGAAATTGCTGTTGTTACTGAACTTGAAGAGGTTTTAATACATGAAGAGCTTATAAAATCTTTTGATATAGATTTAAATTATATCTATTCTAAGTCAAAGAGTATTTATGAAGATATTTTAAAACCAAAGATATCTTTATTTAGAGCTGGTAGGCGACTTGATAATTTAGCTGGTAAAAATATTTTAATTGTAGATGAAGATATCAATATTGGTTTAGTTATGATGGCTTGTATAAAAACTATTATAGATCAAAAAGTAAAATCTATAAGTGTTGCAACACCAATACTTTCAACTGCAAGTATTCCAGCAATTGATTCAATTACTGATGATTTGTTTTATATAAAGAGTTTAGACCATTTTGTTGAAGCAAATCACTATTATGAAGAACTCAATGAAATTAGTATGGAAGATTTAGAAAGAATTAAAAAAGAAGGATAA